Part of the Gemmatimonadaceae bacterium genome is shown below.
CTTGTTGAACGCTTTCTCCAGCGAGGCCTTGACCTCGAGGTTGGCGGGCCGGTTCCAGGGGCCGATGCCGCCGCCGAGGATGTAGTAGATGTCGTCGTTGCGGTAGTTGAGTTCGCGGCGCATGAACTCGTTCAGCACCGGCGTGAACGAGTTGCGGATCGACGCCTCGCTCGGATCGAAGTCGTTGCGCTCGGCGGCCGCGTCCGAGGCGTGGCCGAGGAACCGGCCGTCGAGCCGCCCCACCATCACGCCCTTGTCCCGCAGGAGCTCGTGGTCGAACCGCGAGAGGTCGATGCGCAGGTCATTCTGATCCACGAACGCCTTGTCCAGCCCCGTGAGTCGGGAGTACTCGGCGACCACCTGCTGGCGCTCCGTCGCCGTGAGCCGATTGCCCTTGCGGAGCGCGATGAGGTACGGCCCGTCGGCGAACGCCTGGGCCTGTTCCACGACCTTCGCGACGGGCAGCGCCTGGAGGTCGGGCGCGAGTCGCTTGTGGTACCACGACACGGCGGCGTACGACGGGAAGAACGCGAGCGCGCGGCTGTCACCGTCCTGCTGCGCAAACGCCGTCGCCGAGATCATCATCACGCCGTTGAGCGCGATACCGTTGTCGATCAGCCAGCCCGAGAGGTGTGCGGCGCGCGTCGTGCCATAGCTTTCGCCGCCGATGAACTTGGGTGAACCCCAGCGCTCGTATTTCACGAGAAAGAGCCGGATGAACTCGCCCACCGAGCGGACGTCTTCGTCCACGCCCCAGAACTTCGGGCCATACTCGGGCCGCGTGGCCCGCGAGTAGCCCGTCCCCACGGGGTCGAGAAACACCAGGTCCGTCTGGTCGAGCAGCGTCGCCTGGTTGTCTTCGAATGTGTAGGGCGGCGGCGCGTTGCTGCCGTCGGCGTTGAGCTTGACCATCCGGGGCCCGAAGGCGCCCATGTGGAGCCACACCGTCGACGAGCCAGGGCCGCCGTTGAAGATGAACGAGATCGGCCGCCGTGAGGCGTTTTCGCCGTCCTTCGAATAGTAGACGTAGAAGATGTTGCCTTCGACGATGCCGGTACGATCGTCCTTGATCGGCATCATGCCGGTGCGGGCCGTGTAGCGCAGCGGCTGTCCGCGGAGCGTGATCGAGCCCTGCGTGACGACCGGCTCGGCACTTGGCGTCGCGCGGGTCGGCGTGGCGGCTTCGCGTGCGGAGGTGTCACGCGGGGGTGCCGCGGTACGGTTGGCCTGGGCGGCGATGGGCGGCGCCGCGAGCGTGGCGGCCGCGAGGGCGAGAAGCAGTCGGTTGGGCATGATGTCTGGCGGTAAGTCAGTCAGTCAACAAACGTGCAGACGTGACCGGATGTTGACGAGGGCCGCGACGTTCGAACTCGAGGAGCCAGGCGCTGAGGCGTGGCGACGATGGGCGCTGCCGGCGCCGGCGCGGAGCGTGGGGTCCACGAAGTCCACGACAACTCGCTGCACGGTGCAGCATACACGAACGTCAGCTTGATCGCATCGGCTGGCATATGACGCTGCGCACGTCCTCCACGTGGCCTCATCGGCGCCGGCGACGGACGGTTGGCACGCGAGGTGTGCTGGCCGCGGGTGCGCACCACGTGGCCAGTGCTCGGGCCGCGTCCTGGCTTGGACGGGCTCGTGCAGCGGGAGGGATGGCTCCGGCAGCGGGACGAGCCGGACTGTCGGTCCCCCCACTTATTTCCTGCAGCATGCAACGCCTCGGTGACCAGGTCGTGCTCAGTGCGACCGATCTCGCGAACTTTCTCTCGTGCCGTCACCGCACGGCCCTCGATCGCGCGGCGACGTTTGGGGAGCGCGCGTGGCCTCCTCGGTTCGAGGATCCGCTGCTTGACATCCTCATCGCGCGAGGCAAGGCGCACGAAGCCGCCTACGTCGCATCGCTGCAGTCGAAGGGGCAGCGCGTCGTGGACCTCAACCACATCCAGTTCCATGACCGCGACGCCCGCCTGGCGCAGACGACCGCCGCGATGCAAGCCGGCGCCGATGTCATCGTGCAGGCGGGCCTCGGAAACGATCGTTGGTACGGAATGGCCGACGTGCTGCAGCGGGTGGAGCGACCCAGCCGCCTCGGTGGCTGGTCGTACGAAATCGCCGACACCAAGCTCGCCCGCGAAACCAAGGCTGGGACCATCCTGCAACTCGGACTCTACTCCGAGTTGCTCGCCGACGCGCAGGGCCTGCAGCCCGAGCACTTTCGCGTGGTCACGCCCGACCCCTTGCACCCGGTCGAGACCTACCGCGTCAACGACTACGCCGCGTACTTCCGTGCCGTCCGAATCAGGGCGGAGGAAGCCGTCGCGCGGTCGGCAGACCTGGGTGCGACGCGTGGGTTGGGTGAACGTGCGAAAAGCGCGAGCCGTGCTGCGCCGTTCGCGACGTACCCCGAGCCCGTGGAACATTGCTTCGTTTGTCCCTGGCAGCAGACGTGCCGGGAGCAGTGGAGAGTCGATGACCATCTCACGCTCGTGGCCGGAATCTCGCGCAACCAGCGTCGCGAACTGGAGGCGCGGCAAGTCACGACCCTGACGGCGCTCGCCGCCCTCCCCACCCCGATTCCGTTTCGGCCCTCGCGGGGATCGCGCGCGGCGTACGAGCGCGTGCGCGATCAGGCCCTGGTTCAGCTGCAGTCGCGCGGTCGCTCCACACCACTGCATACCCTGCGGCCGCTCGAGGATGGGATGGGGCTCCATCGCCTTCCCGAGCCGTGTGAGGGTGATGTGTTCCTCGATCTCGAGGGTGATCCGTACGCGGTGGAGAAAGGTCGCGAGTACCTCTTTGGGTTCGTGACCGTCGATGGAGGGGCGCCGACGTACCACGCCGCCTGGGGCATGAACGACGCCGCGGAGCGCGCCGCGTTCGAGCAGGTGCTGGATGTGATCATGGAGCGCCGGCAGCGGTGGCCCGCGATGCATGTGTACCACTACGCACCGTACGAGCCCGCCGCGTTCAAGAAGCTCGCCGGTCGGTACGCCACACGGGAATCCGCACTCGACGCACTGCTCCGCGGTGAGTGCTTCGTCGACCTGTATGCGATCGTACGTCAGGCGATGTTGGTCGGCGTCGATCGCTACTCCATCAAGTCGCTGGAGCCGGTGTACGGTTTCACCCGCGACGTGGATCTCGCACGAGCGAACCGTGCCTTGCACACCGTGGAGGCGTGCCTCGAGCGTGGTTGCGTCGACGTGTTGCCGGTCGAGACACTGGATGCCGTGCGCAGGTACAATCGCGACGACTGCCTCTCCACGCTGCGACTGCGCGACTGGCTCGAAGGCGTGAGTGCGTCGGCCATCGCCGATGGTCTTCCAATCGTGCGCCCTCAGCCCGCGTCGCCGGAACCTCCACCCGCGGTGGACGAACGCGCGATGCGCGTGGAGGCGCTACGCGCCCGCTTGCTCGATGGGCTGCCGGCGGAAGGGCGCAACGATGCGCAGCAGGCCCGATGGCTGCTGGCGTACCTGCTCGACTGGCACCGGCGCGAAGACAAAGCGACCTGGTGGGAGTACTTCCGGCTCCGGAGTCTCCCCGATGAAGACCTCCTCGAGGAGCGACAGGCATTGAGTGGCCTGAGGTTCGCGGCTGACCTCGGCGCGGCGACCGGCAAGAGCGGGAAGCCGACGAAGAGCGTGATCCACCGGTATGAGTATCCGCCCCAGGACTCCGAGGTCGATCCCGGGGACGAGCTTCACTCCAGAGAATCGGCGTGGGGTGAGGTGATCGCGGTGGATCGCGATGCGGGCACCATCGACGTGAAGAAGGGCCCGCAGCGTGCCGGGCACCATGCCACGGCGGCGTTTGCGCACTCGCACGTGAAGCAGACCACCATGGAGGATGCTCTCTTCACCATCGGCGAGGCCATGGCGACCACCGGCGTGCTCCCGGCTGCAGGACGACACGCCGCGGCACACAGGCTCCTCGCCCGGCAGACCCGCAGTGCTCTCCCGGAAGGCGGCGCTCCGTGCGGGCCCGCGTCACGCCGCGCGGGAGCATCGGGCGCTCCCGCCGCGCCTAACGTCGATCCGGTCGAGGACGCCGTCGCGACGGCCGTGTCGCTCCACGACGAGGTGTTTGCCATCCAGGGGCCGCCCGGTGCCGGCAAGACCTTCACCGCGGCACGCATGATCGTGGCGCTGGTGCGCGCGGGCAAGCGCGTTGGCGTCACGGCAAACAGCCACCAGGTCATTCGCAAGGTCCTGGAGGACGTTCACAAGGCGCCCGGTGGTGAGCAGATCCGCATGGGCCACAAGGACCGGACCGACGCGGCGCCACCGCCGGCCTGGCTCGACGTCACCGACGATTACGCGGAGGCGCGCGACTGGCTCGAAACCGGCAGCGTCCGCGTGCTTGGCGGCACTTCGTTCCTGTGGGCGCGCGAGGAGTTCGAAGGGGCGGTCGACGTGCTCTTCATCGACGAGGCGGGTCAGCTGTCGCTCGCCAATGCCGTCGCCGTCTCACGCGGCGCGCGCGCCGTCGTGTTGCTGGGCGATCCGCAGCAACTCCGGCAACCTACACAGGGAAGCCATCCCGACGGCGTGGGTGTGTCGGCCCTCGAACACCTGCTCGGCGGCGAGGCGGTGATGCCTGCGAATCGGGGAATGTTCCTCCCGGAGACCCATCGCTTGCATCCCGAGCTGTGCGCCTTTACATCCGAGGTCTTCTACGAGAGCGCGCTGCGTTCGCGTCCCGGACTCGACGGGCAGCACCTGAACGGAACCCGGGGGCTCGATGGCAGCGGACTTGTCGTCGTGCCGGTGCGGCACTCCGGTAATCGGAACGCCGCCGACGAGGAAGTCGACGTCGTGGCCGATCTCGTGGCCCGGCTGACCCGGGAGGGTGCCACCTGGACCGACGGCACGGGCGCGGTACATCCGCTCACGACCGCCGGCGTGCTCGTCGTGTCGCCCTACAACGCGCAGGTCACCAGACTGCAGCAACGTCTCGATCCCCTCGGCGTTCACGTGGGGACGGTGGACAAGTTCCAGGGTCAGGAGCGGCCGGTGGTGATCTACTCGATGGCCACGTCGATTCCCGAGGACGCGCCGCGGGGCATGGAGTTTCTGTACAGTCCCAATCGGCTCAACGTGGCCACGTCGCGGGCGCGATGCCTGGCGATCCTGGTGGCGAGTCCCGCGCTGTTCGAGCCTGAGTGTACGAGTCCTCGGCAGATGAAGCTCGCGAATGCCCTGTGCCGGTTCCTTGAGCTGGCGCTGCTGGATCGCGACAACGGTGGACCGCGCGATCGATCAGGCTGATCGCGCGACAGTTGCGCACGATGCGCCGCGGTCAGGCCCTTCCGAGGAAGGCGTGCACCCAGAATGCGCCGGAATCCACTCCCTGCGCAACGCGTTCGTCGCCAGCGTTTCGAGCGCTGGCGCCGTCAGCGCTGTCGCGTCCCGCTTCGCGTTCCCGCGCCAGTCACCTGTCCTCGTCCTGCATGGCGAGAGCGATGGGGCCGCGTCCACGCTCGGTCGCCTCTGCCGGGTCGCGCCATGAGGCTGCTCGCGCGCGACAGGTCGAGGCGGCCGAGTGCGGTCCGGCTCGCGCCTTCAGGGCTATCGATCGGCGTCCAGCTCCATCGCGTCACGAACTGACGCTGGTGCGCTCGGCCGCATCTCATCGTCGAACGACATCGCCTTGCGCGCCATCACGTACACTTCCTTATGGCCCACGGTGCCCCACGAAGACCTGACACGCGAGCCAACGGCCGAGAGGGAGTCGACCAGTTCCTCCATGCCTTCCAGTCCTGCGACGTAGCGCAGGAACCGCTGTTCCCACCGTCGCACGTAGCTTGCGGCCGCGTCGTAGTCGCCGCGTTCGTTCATTTCGAGCGCGGTCGCGAGGATCCTTGCATGCCAGAGTCGGGCTGCGCGCTGCGCCAGCTCGCGGTTGCGCGCGACGGGTCCATCATGGGTGTTCACCCGCAACGTGGTCGCGCGCGCTCCCTGCTCCGCATCTTCCCAGCGCGCCGCCACGTCCAGCGTCGCAACACCGCGGGGAAGGCGCGGCCAGATGAGCGCTACCACTTGCACCCGGCGACCCGACCCGACGCGGGCGAAGCGTGCCCGCCCCGTGGTGCCCTCATCGACCACGTCACCTCCAAGCAGCGAAAACCGGTGCGCTGAGTGAGCCGTGACGTCGAGGTGCAGGTCGCGCACGGTGACCTGCCTCAAGGCGTTCAGCTCGCCGAGCACGATCTCCACGATCTCCTGAGGCTGCGACGCATGGTGGAAGGCGCCGCTCCCTCCGTCGGACAGCGCGGTGAGCTGAGCGGCCTGGTAGTCCTGGCCAATGCCGATGCTGATGGTCCGGATCCCGCGATGCGCGATCGCGCGAGCGTGGTGTCGCATCTGCGCCGGATCCTGCAGCCCGTGGTTGCCCATGCCATCGGAGAGCACCACGACCCACGAGTCCTGCTCGCGGGGGTCGGTGCCAAGCGCCACCAGTTCGGCGGCCCGCGCATAGCCATCGAAGAGGGCGGTAGAACCACCGGGTTCGATGGCGCCCAGACGGGGTCGTAGCTCACGACGCACACGCGCATTGACCGGCGTGCTCGGGCAGACGTCGGTCACGCTGCTGTCGAACGCCGTGGCGGCGAACTGTTCGCCATCCTTCAGGGCATCGAGCACGCCGGTGGCCGCGTGGCGCGCAGCCCCAAGCTTGGCTCCGGCCATCGACCCCGAACGATCGATCGCGAGTCCGAGGCTCAGCGGCAGGTTCGGCGATTGTTCGCTGGACGTCGGCGCCTGGAAGGTGAACTCCACCGCCAGTGGAACGCCCCGAATTGCCTGGTTGGCTTCGAGGGCGCACCCCAGCCCGGTCGGCGTGTCGATCCCGTCTTCAATCCGCGTCATCGTCATCTCTCCTGGTGGTAAATGGCCTGCTGCAGCAGCTGGCCGATGGTTTCGAGGAGCTGGACTTCGTCTGGCGTCAGGGGGCCGCGCGCGGCGATCTCGATGTCCCGATTCGCCGTCACGCGGTGCCATATCTCCGAGCGCGCGGCGTTGACCCGCGGGGCTGAGGTGCTGCCACTGCCGAGGTACTGTTCGAGTGCGGCGCGCAGCCTCCGCAGGGCGAGCGCCGGGCCTGCGCGATGTGCTTCGCGCAGATCCACCTGGACCGTTGGTTCCGGTCGACCCCGGTTGAGCAGCACGCGTGACGGTGTCGCGCGTTGCACCGAGGCGAGGTACTGCAACGCGTCGATGTTCTGCGCGGCGCGTGCCGGCGGCGCCGACTGCCGTGACGCCATGAGCGGCGGTGGATACTCGTGGTCGGCGACCGAAGTGTGGATGGTGGCATCGACCTGTCCGTCGTCGACCAGAGCGAACGGCACCGACCCCTCGGCGATGCTCCGCAGCAGACCCTGATCGGCGAGCCGATCGATCATGGCGCGGAGTTGCTCGTTGGTCGTCCCCGGCGGCGCGTCGGCGCGGAGGCGTCTCCAGGCGCGCAGCCGCTCGACGTGTCCGGTGCCATAGGTGGCCCCGCGACCACGCGAGGACGGCGCGGGGATGACGCCCAGGCGCACCAGTTCGCGAATCTGGCGCGGGGGCACGCCGGAGAGCTGCTCCAGCTGGTCGAGGGTATGGCGGTCGGTGTGGTTCATGTGGCAACGATATAAGTCGACATGGCACGAAACAAGTAGCCATGTCGATTTGCGCCAGATCCGCGAAAACGGACGGCCTCCACGGAACCACCAGTTCGAGCGCGAATGCTCGCTTCCTCCGCGACTAGCGCCTTCACCACGCGCAGAGGCGGCCAGCGCCTGAGGCTGTCAGAGGGCCAGTGCACCTTCCCGACGTCACGCGAGTGCCTCGGGAGGTGGTGATGCGTGCATTCCTCGATCGAGCGACCAACTGGACCAGCTTCGTCGCCTTCCTGCTCGGCCTCTGGCTGGGCTACCTCGGCGCCGTCTACGACGCGCGGGACTGCCAGCGCCGCCACCTGCAACACGCCACCGTGACCTGCGCGCGGTGGATGCAGGGCCCTTAGCCCGCTGTCGGACCCCAAGGCAAGATTCCTGAAATGGCCAAGCTCCAGCGCTGGATCGACCTCGTCGCCGAACTCCTGTCCCGCCGCCTTCCGGCCTCCTTCGAGGACCTGGCGCGAGGGGTACCGGAATATCAGGAAAAGCTCCGCCTGGCCGAGCGCCTCGACGAACGCAAGCGCCGCACGGCGCTCGACTCGATCAAGCGCACGTTCGAACGCGACAAGGACGAGCTGCGACGCCTCGGGATCCCGCTGCAATCGGTGGCCGACGACGATGGCGTGGAGTCGCGCTACCTGCTCCGCCCAACGGACTTCTACCTGCCGTACCTGTGCCTGGCGATGCCCGGACGGCGAGCCACGCCGCGGCGGAACGACCGCTGGGGGTACGCCGCGCTCGCCACCCTGACGTTCACCCCGGATGAACTGCAAGCCGTGGTCGAAGGCGTGGCCATCGTGCGCGCCTCGGGCGACCCGGTGCTGGTCAGCACCGCAGCAGCCGCGGTCCGCAAGCTGGCGATCGACCTGCCAGTGGACGTCGCGCAACCCGATGGCGAGGCGCACCACCTGCCCGTGCGCACCCGCGCCGACGCTACCACCTTCGCGCGCCTCGGCGACGCGGTCCAGCGGCGCAAGGTCGTGCGGTTCACCTACCGCCACCTCGCGTCCGGCGAAGTCGCCGAGCGCGAACTCGCACCGTTCGGGCTGTTCTTCGTCAATGGGCACTGGTACGTCACGGGCCACGATCGCCAGCGCGACGCACGCCGCACGTTTCGCGTCAGCCGCATGGCCGACGTCATGGCACCCAACGACAAGCTGCCGGGTGCGGACTTCGTGGTGCCGGACGGCTTTGACGTGCGCGACCTGGCCCGCGCTCGTCAGGCGTGGGAGCTGGGCGACGCCGAAGACGAAGTGGCCGTGGTCGAGTTCCTGGACGAGTCCGGGCCGCCCATGGCCGCCCGCGCGCTCGGTGAACCGGTCGACGGCGCGCCAGCGCAGCGCCGGTTCCGCGTGCGCCGGCGAGATGCGTTCGTCCGCTGGATCCTCTCCTTCGCCGGCTCGGTCGTGCCGCGTTCACCGGCGATCCTGGTCGACGATGTCCTCGACACCGTGCGCGCGACGCGTGCGCTCTACCATCGCGCGCCCACCAACACCGAGCCGTCAAAGCCGGCCCCGCCCACGCTCCCGGGCGACACCTGGAACGCCGCCACCGCCGCCGGCCAGCTCTCACGCATCCTGCATGCGATCCCGCACCTCACCGCGGGGACCACCACACTTCCCCGGCTCGCCGCCGCGCTCGGAACGGAGGTGGAGACACTGCGACGCGACCTGCATTCGCTCGGCGATCGCTACGACGTTCCCGGGGGCTTCATCGAGGGCGTTCGTCTCTTCCTTTCTGCGGATCGGGTCAGCGCCGAGACCAATCACTTCCGTCGCCCGATGCGCCTGACGATCCCGGAACTCTGCGCCCTCGAGCTTGGGCTCGCGGTGCTGCAATCACGCCGCCCGCCGGACGAGCGCGCGCCCGTCATCGCGGCACGCGAGCGGCTCCGCGATGTCATCATGAAGCTGCCCAACGAGCCCATGCCGGGTATGCTGCCGGACCTCGCCGTGGCCCCCGACGCACCGGCGCCCGCACTCGACGTACTGCGCGCGAGCATCGGCGCACGACGAAAGGTGCAGATCCGCTACCGTCGCTCCGGAAGCACCACGGCACGGGATCGCACCGTGCATCCCTACGGCCTCGTGCACGCGAGCGGCATGCTGTATGTCGTCGCGTGGTGCGAGGCCGAGCACGACGTTCGCGTGTTTCGGCTCGATCGCATCGAGTCGATCGAGGGGCTGCGTGAAACGTTCAGCCGCGACGACGGCATTGAGCTGGACGGTCTGCTGTCGTCGCATCGCGCACTGCTCGAGGACGCCCCTCACGCGACGATGCGCGTGCGCTATTCGCCGCAGGTCGCGCGGTGGATCGCCGAGCGCGAGGGCCGTGAAGTGGAGCCGGATGGCTCGCTCGTCCTCGATCATCCTCTCGCCGACGTGGCGTGGGGGCTGCGCCACGTGCTGCAATACGGGGCGGAAGCCGAGGTACTCTCGCCGGCTTCGATGCGCGACGCAGTGCGGCAGCGGCTGGACGAGTGGGCGAGCCGCGGAGGGACAGAAGCGGCGACCACGGAGGGCACCGGTGACGTCGGCGGGCTTCGGGCGCACTGAATCCGGATCGATCGGCAGGGCCGATGTCAGCGATCCGGGTCGAGACGCCTTGCCTCCGTCCTTGAAGGGCCGTTAGCCTGACAGGACAGCCGTGGCGCGTCAGGCGGGCGATCACCTTTGCGGGAGGGGCTCACTAGTGCTTGCGACCCAGGTGCGGCAGAAGGACAGCGTCTACTACTTCGTGGCCTATCCGGCCGAAGATCTCCTCGCGAAGGTCCGGTTCATCAGCCGGTTCTATGGGGATGGCGAGCAGATCGCCCCGGACAAGCCACCGGCGCACGAAGACGAGATCGCGTCCTTCATCTCACGCGTCGAGCGCTCGGACGCTGCGTTCCAGCGCCAGATGTCCAAGTCCAAGGTGAGCGCGATCCGCAACTTCTACGAGACGGCGGAGAGCCAGCCCCCGATCCCCGCCGCGATCCTGCTCTTCACCCACGAGCGGCTCGCGTTCGATCGCCTGGGTCAGTACGAAAACGTCGGCAACCTGCAGGAGCCATCCGGCAAGTTTCTCGTGATCGACGGCCAGCACCGGCTCGCGGCGCTCCAGTTCTACCTGCATTCGCACCCGAGGGAAGCGGCCTCGATCCACGTGCCCTGCGTGATCTTCGACGGCAAGCAGGAGAACTTTGCCGCCGAGATGTTCGTGATCATCAACTCGACGCCGACGCGCATCAACAAGAGTCACCTCGTCGATCTCTACGAGCGTGTGTCGTATGTGTCGGCCGACAAGAAGTTTGCCGCGCGCGTGGTCGACATGCTCTACAGCGCCGACGACAGCCCCCTGCAGTACCGGATCAACCGGCTCGGCGGGCGCAGCCAGCAGCAGAAGTGGATCCTGCAGGCCGAGCTGTTCAACGAGATCCACCGCTGGGTGGCGTCGGACTGGAAGCGCATCGAGCGCACGGGCACGGATCGCAAGCACGCCGAGCGGTTCTATGGCGTGGTGCGCGACTTCTTCAAGGCGGCGGAGAAGGCGTGGGGCGAGGCCTGGGGGAGCAGCGACCACTTCGTGACGTCGTCGGTCACGCTGAAGGCGATGCTTCGCGTCTGTGCCGACCTTGCGGCCACCGACGCGGAGCCCGCGCTCGATCGCGTGGCGCGGTGGACGCGACGCCTCGCGCCCTGGGGTGAGCTCGCGCGGGCCTTCCGCACCGAAGGCTTTTACGAGCGTTTTCCCGCCAAGGGACAGGTGGAACGCGTGGTGCGCATCGAGAAGGAACTGGCGCGCGCCGCGCGGATCGAGGCACCCCCAAAGACACGCAGCAGGAAGTAGGCCCGGCTGGAGGCGCCCGCCACGAGGGCGGGGCGCCTCACGCGGCGTGGGATGCCTGCGCTGAGCGGACTTCCCGCAGGCCGTACTGGATGAACGACAGGATCCCGGCCCAGGCCACGAACCCGATCAGCAGGTACTTGCCGAAGAACGGCACCTGCACCGGCATGTTGTTCACCATGTGCAGCGCGACGACCAGGCCAAAGACGCGGAGGAAGCGCGGATCGGTCAGCATGTCGAAGCGGAGGGGAGCGTCACCGCGCACGCGCCACAGTGCGGCGCCGACCAGTCCGGTCCAGAGCGAATGATCGCCGAGCAGGTTGAGCCACCCGCGTCGCGTGATGATCTGGAACATCCCCTCCTGGCCCCCGCGCAGGAATCCCTGGACGAAGACGTAGCCCATGGTCTCGAAGATCGAGAACCCGGTGCCCACCGCTGCGCCGATGAGGAGGCCGTTGAGCGTCCAGCGATAGCGCAGGTTGCGGGCAACGAGCAGCAGCGCCACGAGCTTGGCCGATTCCTCCACGATGCCCGCCGACATGGCGCCGAGCCATGACGAGAGGTTCGATACACGAAAGCCGAAGAGTGCGGCGAGCAGCGAGAGGACCCCGCCGAACACGAGCCACTTGAGCAGGAAGAGGAGCGAGACGTTCCGCGGGACGTTCATCTCGTAGAAGAAGATCAGGATCGTCAGCGGAAACGCGAGCGACCCGACTACCATGATGCCGGGCAGGAAGTACGTATTGCCAAACTCGCGAAAGCCGTAGGCCAGCAGAAAGTACGCCGCCACGCTAAGCAGGAAGATGCGCGCGAAGGCCCACGGCCTCGGCCAGTCGGTCCCGACCGTCATGAGGTCGGGCGTGGTCGCCGGCGTGCCGGAGACGAAATACGCCTCGATCTCCTCGTCGGAGCGCTTCGTGAACACGTCGGAGAAGAGGTCGCCGGCGCTGAATCCCTGGATGCGCTCGAGCCCCGCCGCCGCCGACACCCGCGCACTCCACTTCGAGAAGAACCCGGACTCCGGTGGCAACTCGCCGCGCGCGTTGGTGAGGCGCCAGAGCGATCGACCCACGCGCAGCTGCTGCCCGCGACCAAGGGTGGCCTCGCCGTGCACCTGCACACCGTCGATGAACACCATCGCGCCGCTCACGCCCTCCACCGACAACATTCCACGCTCGGCCGCAATCACCGCGTGCCGGGC
Proteins encoded:
- a CDS encoding DGQHR domain-containing protein, which codes for MLATQVRQKDSVYYFVAYPAEDLLAKVRFISRFYGDGEQIAPDKPPAHEDEIASFISRVERSDAAFQRQMSKSKVSAIRNFYETAESQPPIPAAILLFTHERLAFDRLGQYENVGNLQEPSGKFLVIDGQHRLAALQFYLHSHPREAASIHVPCVIFDGKQENFAAEMFVIINSTPTRINKSHLVDLYERVSYVSADKKFAARVVDMLYSADDSPLQYRINRLGGRSQQQKWILQAELFNEIHRWVASDWKRIERTGTDRKHAERFYGVVRDFFKAAEKAWGEAWGSSDHFVTSSVTLKAMLRVCADLAATDAEPALDRVARWTRRLAPWGELARAFRTEGFYERFPAKGQVERVVRIEKELARAARIEAPPKTRSRK
- a CDS encoding PrsW family intramembrane metalloprotease, coding for MSHDGPNTSHVGATGAAPPPALYLSCFSGPDAGKRVALAGSVLSIGSAPTNNILSDDPDVAARHAVIAAERGMLSVEGVSGAMVFIDGVQVHGEATLGRGQQLRVGRSLWRLTNARGELPPESGFFSKWSARVSAAAGLERIQGFSAGDLFSDVFTKRSDEEIEAYFVSGTPATTPDLMTVGTDWPRPWAFARIFLLSVAAYFLLAYGFREFGNTYFLPGIMVVGSLAFPLTILIFFYEMNVPRNVSLLFLLKWLVFGGVLSLLAALFGFRVSNLSSWLGAMSAGIVEESAKLVALLLVARNLRYRWTLNGLLIGAAVGTGFSIFETMGYVFVQGFLRGGQEGMFQIITRRGWLNLLGDHSLWTGLVGAALWRVRGDAPLRFDMLTDPRFLRVFGLVVALHMVNNMPVQVPFFGKYLLIGFVAWAGILSFIQYGLREVRSAQASHAA